From Nicotiana tabacum cultivar K326 chromosome 20, ASM71507v2, whole genome shotgun sequence, one genomic window encodes:
- the LOC107766630 gene encoding serine/threonine-protein kinase AFC2 isoform X2: METERVTEFPMTHLDRRPRKRARLGWDVLPEQPKAQLELFCGQAFGNLTSHTTSRQPTDLTGTLVVKGRNGSPPWRNDDKGGHYTFELGENLTSRYKIHSKMGEGTFGQVLECWDREKKEMVAIKIVRGIKKYREAAMIEIEMLQQLGKHDKVGNCCVQIRNWFDYRNHICIVFEKLGPSLYDFLRKNYYRSFPIDLVREIGRQLLECVAFMHDLRLIHTDLKPENILLVSPDYIKVPDYKFSSRSPTDSSYYKRVPKSSAIKVIDFGSTIYDRQDQKYIVSTRHYRAPEVILGLGWRYACDIWSVGCILVELCSGEALFQTHENLEHLAMMERVLGPLPQHMLKRVDRQADKYVRRGRLYWPEGASSRDSIKAVLKLARLQNIIMEHVDHSAGDLINLLQGLLRYDPSERLTAREALRHPFFTRGHLSR, translated from the exons ATGGAAACGGAACGTGTGACCGAGTTCCCGATGACCCATCTGGATCGTCGTCCAAGAAAGAGGGCGCGTTTGGGCTGGGACGTACTTCCTGAGCAGCCTAAG GCTCAGCTAGAATTGTTTTGTGGACAAGCGTTTGGGAATCTGACAAGCCATACGACTTCGAGGCAACCTACAGACCTTACTGGTACACTGGTTGTTAAGGGGCGAAATGGTTCTCCCCCATGGAGGAATGATGACAAAGGCGGGCATTATACATTTGAGCTTGGAGAAAATTTAACATCACGCT ACAAAATCCACAGTAAAATGGGAGAAGGTACTTTTGGCCAGGTTCTAGAATGCTGGGACCGTGAAAAGAAGGAAATGGTGGCCATTAAGATTGTTCGGGGCATTAAGAAGTATCGTGAAGCAGCTATGATTGAGATTGAAATGCTTCAACAGCTTGGTAAACATGACAAAGTTGGCAATTG TTGTGTGCAAATACGGAACTGGTTTGACTATCGTAATCATATCTGTATT GTCTTTGAGAAGCTAGGACCAAGCTTATATGATTTCCTACGGAAAAACTATTACCGCTCATTTCCCATTGATCTTGTCCGTGAGATTGGCAGACAACTCTTGGAATGTGTAGCAT TTATGCATGATTTGCGTCTCATCCACACTGATTTGAAGCCTGAAAACATTCTGCTTGTCTCCCCGGATTATATTAAAGTTCCTGACTATAAG TTTTCTTCAAGGTCACCTACAGATAGTTCTTACTACAAAAGAGTTCCAAAGTCAAGTGCTATAAAGGTAATCGATTTTGGGAGCACAATATATGACCGTCAGGATCAGAAGTATATTGTATCAACTCGTCATTACCGTGCACCAGAAGTTATTCTAG GTCTTGGATGGAGGTACGCATGTGATATATGGAGTGTTGGCTGTATCCTCGTGGAATTATGTTCG GGAGAAGCATTGTTTCAAACTCATGAAAATCTAGAGCACCTTGCTATGATGGAGAGGGTACTTGGCCCCCTTCCTCAACACATGCTAAAAAGAGTAGA CCGGCAAGCAGACAAGTATGTGAGAAGGGGACGTTTGTACTGGCCTGAAGGAGCATCATCCCGTGACAGTATCAAAGCTGTGTTAAAGCTTGCTCGCCTTCAG AATATAATTATGGAGCATGTGGATCATTCAGCTGGAGATCTTATTAATCTCTTGCAAGGACTCCTTCGTTATGATCCATCTGAAAGGTTAACTGCTCGTGAGGCCCTGAGACATCCTTTCTTTACGCGGGGTCATCTGAGTAGGTAA
- the LOC107766630 gene encoding serine/threonine-protein kinase AFC2 isoform X3, giving the protein METERVTEFPMTHLDRRPRKRARLGWDVLPEQPKAQLELFCGQAFGNLTSHTTSRQPTDLTGTLVVKGRNGSPPWRNDDKGGHYTFELGENLTSRYKIHSKMGEGTFGQVLECWDREKKEMVAIKIVRGIKKYREAAMIEIEMLQQLGKHDKVGNCCVQIRNWFDYRNHICIVFEKLGPSLYDFLRKNYYRSFPIDLVREIGRQLLECVAFMHDLRLIHTDLKPENILLVSPDYIKVPDYKVKIGRCGQLGTILCLVPHLQWWMVNVFFHYYLKFSSRSPTDSSYYKRVPKSSAIKVIDFGSTIYDRQDQKYIVSTRHYRAPEVILGLGWRYACDIWSVGCILVELCSGEALFQTHENLEHLAMMERVLGPLPQHMLKRVDRQADKYVRRGRLYWPEGASSRDSIKAVLKLARLQLSMVHSGLR; this is encoded by the exons ATGGAAACGGAACGTGTGACCGAGTTCCCGATGACCCATCTGGATCGTCGTCCAAGAAAGAGGGCGCGTTTGGGCTGGGACGTACTTCCTGAGCAGCCTAAG GCTCAGCTAGAATTGTTTTGTGGACAAGCGTTTGGGAATCTGACAAGCCATACGACTTCGAGGCAACCTACAGACCTTACTGGTACACTGGTTGTTAAGGGGCGAAATGGTTCTCCCCCATGGAGGAATGATGACAAAGGCGGGCATTATACATTTGAGCTTGGAGAAAATTTAACATCACGCT ACAAAATCCACAGTAAAATGGGAGAAGGTACTTTTGGCCAGGTTCTAGAATGCTGGGACCGTGAAAAGAAGGAAATGGTGGCCATTAAGATTGTTCGGGGCATTAAGAAGTATCGTGAAGCAGCTATGATTGAGATTGAAATGCTTCAACAGCTTGGTAAACATGACAAAGTTGGCAATTG TTGTGTGCAAATACGGAACTGGTTTGACTATCGTAATCATATCTGTATT GTCTTTGAGAAGCTAGGACCAAGCTTATATGATTTCCTACGGAAAAACTATTACCGCTCATTTCCCATTGATCTTGTCCGTGAGATTGGCAGACAACTCTTGGAATGTGTAGCAT TTATGCATGATTTGCGTCTCATCCACACTGATTTGAAGCCTGAAAACATTCTGCTTGTCTCCCCGGATTATATTAAAGTTCCTGACTATAAGGTAAAAATTGGACGCTGTGGACAACTTGGAACTATTTTGTGCTTGGTTCCGCACTTGCAATGGTGGATGGTTAATGTTTTTTTTCACTATTACCTAAAGTTTTCTTCAAGGTCACCTACAGATAGTTCTTACTACAAAAGAGTTCCAAAGTCAAGTGCTATAAAGGTAATCGATTTTGGGAGCACAATATATGACCGTCAGGATCAGAAGTATATTGTATCAACTCGTCATTACCGTGCACCAGAAGTTATTCTAG GTCTTGGATGGAGGTACGCATGTGATATATGGAGTGTTGGCTGTATCCTCGTGGAATTATGTTCG GGAGAAGCATTGTTTCAAACTCATGAAAATCTAGAGCACCTTGCTATGATGGAGAGGGTACTTGGCCCCCTTCCTCAACACATGCTAAAAAGAGTAGA CCGGCAAGCAGACAAGTATGTGAGAAGGGGACGTTTGTACTGGCCTGAAGGAGCATCATCCCGTGACAGTATCAAAGCTGTGTTAAAGCTTGCTCGCCTTCAG TTGAGCATGGTGCATTCGGGCCTCCGATGA
- the LOC107766630 gene encoding serine/threonine-protein kinase AFC2 isoform X1: METERVTEFPMTHLDRRPRKRARLGWDVLPEQPKAQLELFCGQAFGNLTSHTTSRQPTDLTGTLVVKGRNGSPPWRNDDKGGHYTFELGENLTSRYKIHSKMGEGTFGQVLECWDREKKEMVAIKIVRGIKKYREAAMIEIEMLQQLGKHDKVGNCCVQIRNWFDYRNHICIVFEKLGPSLYDFLRKNYYRSFPIDLVREIGRQLLECVAFMHDLRLIHTDLKPENILLVSPDYIKVPDYKVKIGRCGQLGTILCLVPHLQWWMVNVFFHYYLKFSSRSPTDSSYYKRVPKSSAIKVIDFGSTIYDRQDQKYIVSTRHYRAPEVILGLGWRYACDIWSVGCILVELCSGEALFQTHENLEHLAMMERVLGPLPQHMLKRVDRQADKYVRRGRLYWPEGASSRDSIKAVLKLARLQNIIMEHVDHSAGDLINLLQGLLRYDPSERLTAREALRHPFFTRGHLSR, from the exons ATGGAAACGGAACGTGTGACCGAGTTCCCGATGACCCATCTGGATCGTCGTCCAAGAAAGAGGGCGCGTTTGGGCTGGGACGTACTTCCTGAGCAGCCTAAG GCTCAGCTAGAATTGTTTTGTGGACAAGCGTTTGGGAATCTGACAAGCCATACGACTTCGAGGCAACCTACAGACCTTACTGGTACACTGGTTGTTAAGGGGCGAAATGGTTCTCCCCCATGGAGGAATGATGACAAAGGCGGGCATTATACATTTGAGCTTGGAGAAAATTTAACATCACGCT ACAAAATCCACAGTAAAATGGGAGAAGGTACTTTTGGCCAGGTTCTAGAATGCTGGGACCGTGAAAAGAAGGAAATGGTGGCCATTAAGATTGTTCGGGGCATTAAGAAGTATCGTGAAGCAGCTATGATTGAGATTGAAATGCTTCAACAGCTTGGTAAACATGACAAAGTTGGCAATTG TTGTGTGCAAATACGGAACTGGTTTGACTATCGTAATCATATCTGTATT GTCTTTGAGAAGCTAGGACCAAGCTTATATGATTTCCTACGGAAAAACTATTACCGCTCATTTCCCATTGATCTTGTCCGTGAGATTGGCAGACAACTCTTGGAATGTGTAGCAT TTATGCATGATTTGCGTCTCATCCACACTGATTTGAAGCCTGAAAACATTCTGCTTGTCTCCCCGGATTATATTAAAGTTCCTGACTATAAGGTAAAAATTGGACGCTGTGGACAACTTGGAACTATTTTGTGCTTGGTTCCGCACTTGCAATGGTGGATGGTTAATGTTTTTTTTCACTATTACCTAAAGTTTTCTTCAAGGTCACCTACAGATAGTTCTTACTACAAAAGAGTTCCAAAGTCAAGTGCTATAAAGGTAATCGATTTTGGGAGCACAATATATGACCGTCAGGATCAGAAGTATATTGTATCAACTCGTCATTACCGTGCACCAGAAGTTATTCTAG GTCTTGGATGGAGGTACGCATGTGATATATGGAGTGTTGGCTGTATCCTCGTGGAATTATGTTCG GGAGAAGCATTGTTTCAAACTCATGAAAATCTAGAGCACCTTGCTATGATGGAGAGGGTACTTGGCCCCCTTCCTCAACACATGCTAAAAAGAGTAGA CCGGCAAGCAGACAAGTATGTGAGAAGGGGACGTTTGTACTGGCCTGAAGGAGCATCATCCCGTGACAGTATCAAAGCTGTGTTAAAGCTTGCTCGCCTTCAG AATATAATTATGGAGCATGTGGATCATTCAGCTGGAGATCTTATTAATCTCTTGCAAGGACTCCTTCGTTATGATCCATCTGAAAGGTTAACTGCTCGTGAGGCCCTGAGACATCCTTTCTTTACGCGGGGTCATCTGAGTAGGTAA
- the LOC107766630 gene encoding serine/threonine-protein kinase AFC2 isoform X4, translating into MGEGTFGQVLECWDREKKEMVAIKIVRGIKKYREAAMIEIEMLQQLGKHDKVGNCCVQIRNWFDYRNHICIVFEKLGPSLYDFLRKNYYRSFPIDLVREIGRQLLECVAFMHDLRLIHTDLKPENILLVSPDYIKVPDYKVKIGRCGQLGTILCLVPHLQWWMVNVFFHYYLKFSSRSPTDSSYYKRVPKSSAIKVIDFGSTIYDRQDQKYIVSTRHYRAPEVILGLGWRYACDIWSVGCILVELCSGEALFQTHENLEHLAMMERVLGPLPQHMLKRVDRQADKYVRRGRLYWPEGASSRDSIKAVLKLARLQNIIMEHVDHSAGDLINLLQGLLRYDPSERLTAREALRHPFFTRGHLSR; encoded by the exons ATGGGAGAAGGTACTTTTGGCCAGGTTCTAGAATGCTGGGACCGTGAAAAGAAGGAAATGGTGGCCATTAAGATTGTTCGGGGCATTAAGAAGTATCGTGAAGCAGCTATGATTGAGATTGAAATGCTTCAACAGCTTGGTAAACATGACAAAGTTGGCAATTG TTGTGTGCAAATACGGAACTGGTTTGACTATCGTAATCATATCTGTATT GTCTTTGAGAAGCTAGGACCAAGCTTATATGATTTCCTACGGAAAAACTATTACCGCTCATTTCCCATTGATCTTGTCCGTGAGATTGGCAGACAACTCTTGGAATGTGTAGCAT TTATGCATGATTTGCGTCTCATCCACACTGATTTGAAGCCTGAAAACATTCTGCTTGTCTCCCCGGATTATATTAAAGTTCCTGACTATAAGGTAAAAATTGGACGCTGTGGACAACTTGGAACTATTTTGTGCTTGGTTCCGCACTTGCAATGGTGGATGGTTAATGTTTTTTTTCACTATTACCTAAAGTTTTCTTCAAGGTCACCTACAGATAGTTCTTACTACAAAAGAGTTCCAAAGTCAAGTGCTATAAAGGTAATCGATTTTGGGAGCACAATATATGACCGTCAGGATCAGAAGTATATTGTATCAACTCGTCATTACCGTGCACCAGAAGTTATTCTAG GTCTTGGATGGAGGTACGCATGTGATATATGGAGTGTTGGCTGTATCCTCGTGGAATTATGTTCG GGAGAAGCATTGTTTCAAACTCATGAAAATCTAGAGCACCTTGCTATGATGGAGAGGGTACTTGGCCCCCTTCCTCAACACATGCTAAAAAGAGTAGA CCGGCAAGCAGACAAGTATGTGAGAAGGGGACGTTTGTACTGGCCTGAAGGAGCATCATCCCGTGACAGTATCAAAGCTGTGTTAAAGCTTGCTCGCCTTCAG AATATAATTATGGAGCATGTGGATCATTCAGCTGGAGATCTTATTAATCTCTTGCAAGGACTCCTTCGTTATGATCCATCTGAAAGGTTAACTGCTCGTGAGGCCCTGAGACATCCTTTCTTTACGCGGGGTCATCTGAGTAGGTAA
- the LOC142174418 gene encoding uncharacterized protein LOC142174418 produces the protein MANFQVVELVGLSGGLCLLWSDAIQCIFLYLSTDRVTRRRQFDELVTKYTKWGSSWTIAGDFNNIIDDTGKIGGRARESWSFNDFKIFIWKLNGIDLGYKGKPWTWWCYRKNEGVIQERLDRTLGSPHWRAKFDNANVIHVETEASDHVALIISTETSLVRKKKRFYFDKRWCDKEEITGMIQRA, from the exons ATGGCTAACTTTCAAGTAGTTGAGCTTGTTGGACTATCGGGTGGTTTGTGCTTGCTTTGGTCTGATGCTATTCAG tgtatttttctttatctaaGTACCGATAGAGTTACCAGAAGAAGACAATTTGATGAACTTGTAACTAAATATACTAAATGGGGTTCCTCTTGGACTATTGCTGgtgattttaataatataattgacGACACGGGAAAAATTGGAGGACGGGCGAGAGAATCTTGGtcctttaatgattttaaaatttttatttggaAACTAAATGGAATTGATTTAGGTTATAAAGGAAAGCCATGGACTTGGTGGTGTTATAGGAAAAATGAGGGTGTGATTCAAGAACGACTGGATAGAACTTTAGGATCTCCTCACTGGAGAGCTAAATTTGATAATGCAAATGTTATTCATGTTGAAACTGAAGCTTCAGATCATGTGGCTCTTATTATTTCTACCGAAACTAGTCttgtaagaaaaaagaaaagattttaCTTTGATAAAAGATGGTGTGACAAGGAGGAAATCACTGGCATGATTCAGAGAGCTTGA